In Alkalihalobacillus sp. AL-G, the genomic stretch TGCTCCGAATTCTCCGAGTCCACGGGTGAAGCTTAACACAACTCCAGTGATGATCGATTGTGCCGCAAGTGGAATGGAGACGCGGATAAAAACGTGCATACCAGTTGCACCATCTACCTTTGCTGCATCTTCAATTTCACCATCAATCGATTCAAATCCACTTTTTGCAGTTTGGTACATCAATGGAAATGACACAACGATCGCCGCAAGGACAGCTGCCCACCAAGTGAAGATGATCGGCTGGTTGAACAACGCTTCAATCAGTTGACCAATCGGACTGTTCATCCCGAATATGACAAGCAAAAGAAAGCCGACGACTGTAGGTGGCAGTACTAACGGCAGCATCATCAACGTTTCCAATGCCGTTTTACCTTTAAATGATTTACGAGCCATTATTCGACCTATTATAAGCCCGAGAAAACTAACAATCAGACCGGCAGTGCAGGCGACGGTTATAGATAGAAAAATGGGTGACCAGAATGAATGTATCATGTCAAAACCTCAATTAGTTGGAGAGAATCCGTAGTCTTTGAACGTTGCTTGAACCTCTTCTGTTTTTAAAAAGGTATAAAATGAAATCGCTGCATCCTTAACCCTACTGTTTTGAATAATTCCTACAGGGTAGACAATTGGTGTATGTAAGCTCGACTCGATTGCTTGAATGATTTTTACGTCATTTGATACGTTTGCATCAGTAGCATAAACAAATCCGAAATCGACATTCCCGGTTTCCACATAGGTAAGGACTTGGCGGACGTCTTTCGCATAAACCATTTTATTTTCAATCGTATTCCATATCTCAACATTTTTAAGCGTTTCTTTTGCGTATCGACCTGCAGGAACCGAAGCAGGAACACCGATTGCGATTCGCTCGATGTTCGATTGGGTTAGACCAT encodes the following:
- the modB gene encoding molybdate ABC transporter permease subunit, whose product is MIHSFWSPIFLSITVACTAGLIVSFLGLIIGRIMARKSFKGKTALETLMMLPLVLPPTVVGFLLLVIFGMNSPIGQLIEALFNQPIIFTWWAAVLAAIVVSFPLMYQTAKSGFESIDGEIEDAAKVDGATGMHVFIRVSIPLAAQSIITGVVLSFTRGLGEFGATLMFAGNIPGRTQTIPTAIYLAIDTGNMTMAWLWVGSVVVLSYLLLFVIYRLPRNQ
- the modA gene encoding molybdate ABC transporter substrate-binding protein, whose protein sequence is MNSKSVLLSLMLFVILAGCNPFGSDQPETQVTLNVSAAASLSDVLQGIETEFETEHPSVDVVLNLASSGTLQRQIEQGAPADLFLSASVEKFEALRMKGLLDEEYTNQLLKNQLVLVTQKDRNVNLADLNGLTQSNIERIAIGVPASVPAGRYAKETLKNVEIWNTIENKMVYAKDVRQVLTYVETGNVDFGFVYATDANVSNDVKIIQAIESSLHTPIVYPVGIIQNSRVKDAAISFYTFLKTEEVQATFKDYGFSPTN